A window of the Citrus sinensis cultivar Valencia sweet orange chromosome 9, DVS_A1.0, whole genome shotgun sequence genome harbors these coding sequences:
- the LOC102629653 gene encoding uncharacterized protein LOC102629653: MDSIISIEFEEAPSLGSKAANQSQTDPKLLKAAADGNAEPFKDMAREVIESLLTLQTRNTILHINIMCQDAENASTKFVEEILEICPALLIQVNAKGDTPLHVAAKFGHSDIVRVLIDRAKLAQDGDEAARQMIRMVNNKKNTALHDAMFPGNMEVVKILTREDPDYPYSANDYGKTPLYMAAESESSDMVLTLLENCTSLSHEGPNGKTALHAAVMYFDFKGDHHAMRQLFGRKKSLLKVTDQYGWTPIHYAAYHGKYWINDLLEIDQTATNIADKDRKMTALHLAAGRGHARTVETILSLAPECFELVDNRRWNFLHYAVASFQLQDLKPLLRNPFARILINEGDAKGNTPLHVFAAVRPSEFNRYMSRTTHANYQAVNDQNVSVGHIMKYGYPELREEIRELSTDVGRGQYPHGAISRVAKICL; the protein is encoded by the exons ATGGATTCTATTATTTCCATTGAGTTTGAGGAAGCTCCATCATTGGGCAGCAAAGCCGCGAATCAGTCACAAACGGATCCAAAGTTGTTAAAGGCTGCAGCTGATGGCAATGCTGAACCCTTCAAAGATATGGCAAGAGAAGTAATTGAGAGCTTGTTAACATTACAGACCAGGAACACAATCCTGCATATCAACATCATGTGTCAAGACGCAGAAAATGCGTCAACCAAGTTCGTAGAAGAAATACTTGAGATATGCCCAGCACTGCTAATACAAGTTAATGCCAAAGGCGATACTCCACTCCACGTTGCAGCAAAATTCGGCCATTCTGATATAGTGAGAGTTCTTATTGACCGAGCAAAATTAGCTCAAGATGGAGATGAAGCTGCAAGGCAGATGATTAGGATGGtgaataataagaagaatacAGCACTGCACGACGCAATGTTTCCTGGCAACATGGAGGTGGTGAAAATACTGACGAGAGAAGACCCGGATTATCCATATTCAGCAAATGATTATGGCAAAACACCGCTCTACATGGCTGCTGAGTCTGAGTCTTCCGATATGGTGCTTACCTTGTTAGAAAACTGTACATCATTGTCCCATGAAGGCCCCAACGGAAAGACGGCTTTACATGCTGCAGTTATGTACTTTGATTTCA AAGGAGATCATCATGCGATGCGACAATTATTTGGAAGAAAGAAGAGTCTGCTTAAAGTAACAGATCAATATGGGTGGACTCCGATTCATTACGCTGCATATCATGGGAAGTACTGGATAAATGATTTATTAGAAATTGATCAAACTGCTACAAACATTGCTGACAAAGATCGAAAGATGACAGCTCTTCATTTGGCAGCGGGCCGAGGACATGCCCGAACAGTTGAAACAATTCTTTCTCTTGCTCCAGAATGTTTTGAACTGGTCGATAACAGGAGATggaattttcttcattatgcTGTGGCCAGTTTTCAATTGCAAGATTTAAAACCTCTTCTAAGAAACCCGTTTGCGAGGATCCTTATAAATGAGGGAGATGCCAAGGGGAACACTCCTCTCCATGTGTTTGCTGCCGTCCGTCCGAGTGAATTCAATCGCTATATGAGTAGGACGACTCATGCCAACTATCAAGCTGTCAACGACCAAAATGTTAGTGTTGGACACATTATGAAATATGGCTATCCTGAGCTCCGG GAGGAAATCAGAGAGTTATCCACAGATGTTGGCAGAGGACAATATCCTCATGGTGCCATATCCAGAGTAGCAAAAATATGTTTGTAA